The stretch of DNA GAAATTGGCGGTTGCGAAGCGCGGATAATATTGAATCGCCAGATTGTATGAGACGAACCCTGGGACTGGTTCGAAACGGCCGATGGCCGTGGCGTTTGCCTCCTTCGCCGCGGGTGCAACCGCCGATGTCACGATGGCGCCGACGGTCGATACGTCCTCCTCGCGCTGGATGCGCGGTTCATCCGAAGCGGCGACGTCAGGATGCAGCGCTGCGACGACTTGCGCTTCGCCGACGATCCTGTCGGTCGTCATTTCCGCTGCGCCAGGTGGTTTTGAAAACACGCCGAACAGGACGTAGCCGCCGACCAGCACCGCCGAAATGACCGTTGCCGCCATCGTGTTGGAAGCGACCTTGCGCACGGTTTCGTAGGTACGCACGGCCTTCGTGGCCGGCGGCTGGAGCGCAATGGCGAGCAGTTGATCGTAGGTCTCGCGCTGCTCGGCATCGGTCAGGATGTCATAGGCGCGCACCAGCTCCCTGAACCGCAGCGCAGCATCGGGGTTCTCGGGATTGATATCGGGATGGGTAGCCTTCGCGGCCTTGCGGAACGCCGTCCGCAGCCCCTCGGCGTCATCACTCGGAAGCGCTCCGAGCAAATCGTATAACGTCCCCATGGTGGTACCCGCGACTATTTCCCCCTCGGAACGTCCCCCGCCGCGGAGCCCTCCGATTGACGACGCCTTAGGTAATCAAAAATATCAAGGCGGTAGAATGATGCTCTTATGGCAAAAGCATGCAAATCCTAAGGGATGGTTAACGCATACCGGCCGTAAGGCGCTTTGACTGGCGGCAGCAAGCGGACGCGGCGGCCGCCAGCCCCCGTCACAGCCGGTCGACAGCCTTGGAGGCGCCGTCCTTCCGAATGACGGTGAGGAAGACCTGGGGGCGCATCTTGCATTTTCGATCAGACGGTGATGACGCTCCCGCCGATATCGAACCGGCCAACCTCGTTGACAGCCCGCAACAGGCCGGCACGGGTCATGTGCCAATTCCTGCCGATGCCGAATGGTGCCGTTGGTTGTCGCGCGCAGCGCCTTTGGATACGTTGCATTTGATCGTGCGATCCTTGCTTCCCTCGTCTGGAGAACAAGATGGATCGCGCTCAGGAGGCCCTCAGGCATGATTGTCCTCGGTCGTCATCGCGCGCTTGCACAGGACGCCTGGGATGAATTGGCTGTCCGCGCGGTGATCGAAGAAATTGCGACCGATGCAATCACCCATTTCGATCCCGACAGGTTATGGCCGGGTCATCCGAGTGGCGAGAGGGAGGAAGACGGCGACCCCAGTTTCTACAAGGGCGCGGCTGGTGTCATTTGGGCGCTGGATTATCTACATCGCGTCGGTGCGACCCGCGTCGCCGAAGACTTTCGCCCGGCGATGCCTAAGCTTATGGAGCGGACGATCGCCGACTTCGAAATCAGCTTCCCGACCGATTACGAGAAACATGGCTCGCTGCTCCGTGGCGACATGGGTGCGGCGCTTCTCGCCATGCGCCTTGAGCCCACATCGAGCCTCGCTGATCTGGTGCACGGCCGCGCAGAAGCAAATAATGATCTGCCGATCCGGGAGCTGATGTGGGGCATGCCCGGGTCCATGCTCGCCGCCATCCACATGGCCGAAATGACCCAGGAAACGCGGTGGCGCATCCTGTTCGAAATGCAGGCGGCCCGGCTGCTGGCCGAGCTGGAGGACACGCCGCAAGGTCCACTATGGACACAGGATCTCTACGGCGAACGCGACCGTTGGCTCGGGCCCGTCCACGGTTTCGCCGGCAATGTCATTCCGTTGTTGCGCGGGTGGGATTGGTTGACGCCGACGCAGCAAGCGCAGGTGGCTGAGTTTGTACCGAAGACGCTTGCAGCGAATGCGTGGCGGTCAGAAGTTGGGACCACGTGGGGCGCGAGAAGCAAGCGCGAGACGCCGCCAAAGATGTGTCAGCA from Bradyrhizobium sp. AZCC 1693 encodes:
- a CDS encoding lanthionine synthetase C family protein translates to MIVLGRHRALAQDAWDELAVRAVIEEIATDAITHFDPDRLWPGHPSGEREEDGDPSFYKGAAGVIWALDYLHRVGATRVAEDFRPAMPKLMERTIADFEISFPTDYEKHGSLLRGDMGAALLAMRLEPTSSLADLVHGRAEANNDLPIRELMWGMPGSMLAAIHMAEMTQETRWRILFEMQAARLLAELEDTPQGPLWTQDLYGERDRWLGPVHGFAGNVIPLLRGWDWLTPTQQAQVAEFVPKTLAANAWRSEVGTTWGARSKRETPPKMCQHCHGAPGMVTTFADAPFATPEFDALLVDAGRFSWAAGPLTKGSNLCHGTGGNGYAFLKLYRRTNDPVWLDRARQFAMTAIVQYRGSQIAVGRGRYSLWTGDVGLAIYLWDCITGEPRFPTIDVF
- a CDS encoding J domain-containing protein codes for the protein MGTLYDLLGALPSDDAEGLRTAFRKAAKATHPDINPENPDAALRFRELVRAYDILTDAEQRETYDQLLAIALQPPATKAVRTYETVRKVASNTMAATVISAVLVGGYVLFGVFSKPPGAAEMTTDRIVGEAQVVAALHPDVAASDEPRIQREEDVSTVGAIVTSAVAPAAKEANATAIGRFEPVPGFVSYNLAIQYYPRFATANFDRGIVLYRVGDFDPFAALATPKPTTDSRRTKIATPAIARPATRKPLAILPPAPPAPPERRIPITAALTP